A window of Nicotiana sylvestris chromosome 8, ASM39365v2, whole genome shotgun sequence genomic DNA:
ctactcacagtactcatGTGAAATACCAAACTCATCACCTCGAGCGATCCGTACAACCTTCTTCAATCAATCTATAACCACATCAGCATCGATCTCGTGTTAATTGCCTCATTTAGGCTAAATTCATCACTAATTTAGAATACCTATTCGTTCGAGTTTTATATTTTATCATCAATTCGCCGAGTTATATTTACCCATGCTACGAGTAATTTAAATTAgtccaaaatattttaaataaaaagGTATTTATATGGTTTATTCCCTTTACTGTTCAATTTCCTTAATCGTGTGCATAAATTGAAACTGAAATAATTTTAATGCCCATAATATTCCTTCTTAATTGGTACTTATCTTTTGTACTCAATACTAGACTTACCACATTCAAACCCAAACCCGATATTGTCATTGCAATATAGTTAAACACCAAAACTCAATCCTTCACCGTAACTTAATTTACACCTAACAAAGATCATATATAATGAGACTAGTTTAAGTACAAATACATCAAtacccttcttttttttcctaGTGAATCTATCCTACAGTAATATTGACTAACTTCCAATTGTATAATTTGCCCAGAATAATTCTTATTGGTATTATATTCCTTATACCTTGTGAAACCCTTCAAATATATGAACTGAGATAAAAAGAATTACCAGAAGAAAAGAATCCAGATGAGAAATTTGAGTATTACCTGTAAGAACCAGTGCGTATTTAAAATTTCTCAAGGTTTTGTTCTAGCCTCTTtcgttttctccttttttttctcgtCCTCTATGGTTTTCGTTGTTTTTTTTCTCTGTTGTTTAGCAGTAGTTTGCTGCGTTTCTTTTTCCCCTTCCCCCTTTTcacattttttcttcttttcctcaaGATGGGCTTTGGCACATTCTCCtattatttcccttttttttaaactTAGTTAAAGACTTATATGCCCTTATTTGTATATagggtattacattctccccactTTATGAAATTCGGTCCCCGAATTTAACTCAAGTGCGTACCTGTAAACTGAAATAAATGAGGATACTTCACTTGCATATCTTTTTCTACTTCCCAAGTAGCTTCTTCAACGGTATGATTTCTCCATAAAACTTTAATGAACACAATTTCTTTTGACCGTAGCTTTCTTACTTGTCTATCAACAATtgccatcggctcctcctcataagacaactTCTCATCAAGTGGTATAGCAGGTGCTTCAATCACCTGCTATGAGTCTGATATACATTTTCTTAGCATTGAGACGTGAAACACTGGATGAATAAAGGACAACTCAGGAGGAAGTTCCAAACGATAAACCACCACTCATACTCGGTCTAGTATCTCATACGGCcctataaacctggggctcaacttgcctCTTTTCCCAAACCGCATCGCACCTTTCATAGGGGAGACTCGTAGGAACACTTTGTCCCTAATTGTGAACACTgaatctcttcttctcttatcaGCATAAGACTTTTGTCTACTTTGAGCTGCAAGTAATCTCTGTCTGATCAACTGGACCTTGTCCATAGCTTCTTGTACTAGGTCGGGTCCGAATAAGTTAGTCTCACCAACTTCAAACCATCCGATAGGACAACAACATcttctaccatacaatgcttcgtacggtgccatttgaatattggactggaagctattgttgtaagaaAATTTAGCTAACGGTAGGTAAGTGTCCCAACTacctccaaactcaagaatgcaagctctcaacatatcctccaagatctgaatagtacgttCAGACTGCCCAtctgtctgtggatgaaatgcagtACTAAGATCTACTCGTGTACCCAATGCTTCTTGAAAAGATTTCCAAAAGCGTGAAGTGAACTGTGATCCTCTATCAGAGATAATGGATACTGGAACTCCGTGAAGTCGGAAAATTTCGTTCATAAACATCTGTGCATACCTGACTCCACCATATGTAGTCTTCACCGGCAGAAAGTGTGCTGATTTCGTCAGttgatctacaatcacccatacTGAGTCATAACCTCTAAGGGTTCATGGTAGCCCGATGACAAAATCCATGGTAATTCTTTCCTATTTCCACTCTAGAATCTTAATTTGTTGTAGTAGTCCTGCGGGTCACTGATGCTCAGCCTTGACCTACTGACAAGTCAAACAACTAGAAACAAAAttagcaacatctttcttcataccTTCCCACCAATAAAATTGCTTCAGGTCATGGTATATTTTTGTGAATCCAGGATGTATAGTGTATTTAGTGTTGTGAGATTCTTTAATAATAGCGTGTCTCAACCCATCTACATCTGCTACACATAGCCTGCCACCCATTCGAAGAACACCATCACCTTCAACAATCATATCCTTGCTTTTACCAGCTAATGCCTCATCTCTGTATTTACATAATCGTTCATCCTCATATTGGGAGACCTTAATGCGCTCAACTAATGATGACTTAGCCTGAGCACAAGCCAACAATGCCTCTGAATTTCTGACACTAAATCTGATACCTATATCTTCTAGTCTCTGGATATCTTTGGCCAAAAGTCTCTTTGCAGGAGCTATGTGTGCCAGACTCCCCATAGATTTTCTGctcaatgcatcagccaccacattggcttttccaggatgatacaaaatagaacAATCATAGTCTTTGAGTAGTTCCATCCAACGACGCTGCCGAAGATTCAGATCTCTctgctgaaagatatacttcagacttttatggtcattataaatctcacaagtttcTCCGTAAAGATAATCCCTCCAAATTTTTAGAGCAAATACCACTGCAGCCATCTCCAAATCATGTGTAGTATAGTTTTGCTTgtgtttttttaattttctcgAAGCATAAGCTATCAGATGACCATGTTTCATGAGAACACATCCTAATCCCACCCTCGAGGCGTCACAAAATACTATAAATTCTCCAGAACCTGATGGTAAGGCTAATATTGGTGCAGTTGTCAAAcatgttttgagtttttgaaagCTCTGCTCAcattcctccgtccactgaaacttTGCATTTTTCTGTGTTAGCTTGGTCAGCGGCGCTGCTATTGGGGAGAAATCCTGCACAAAATGCATGTAATAGCTTGCTAAGCCTAAAAAGCTGCGAATCTCCGAGTATTTATGTGTTTTGTGTTTCTTTTCTTctgattttctaatttgtttgtGAATTGCTTTTAGGTACAAAATGGCTCTTAACAATGATGCTCCCAGAAATTTTCcattgggggaggaggtagatgatgataATGTGGATGAGATTCAACCCAAACCACAAGCATAAAGGAGAGGCCGGCCGTCTCATGATAATATTCCAAACCCTTCCCCACCTCCAGCAAGGGCAGCAAACCAGGTGTTGCCCAACGAAGGATATGCAAGTGCAATAGTCCCGCCCCAGATTAGGGCGGGCAACTTCCAAATAACCAATGTCATGCTTACACTCTTGGAACAGAGGGGTTTCTTCACCAGAACTCCAcaccaaaatgcctacaagcatctcaagggttttgttgatacatgttgggggagcaagcaaacaaacGTTTCTAAGGATGCATTGAGATTAAATCTTTCCCCGTTTTCTCTAAGGGGGAAGGCTTTGGATTGGCATGAAAGATTGCCCAACCATTCTAtcaccacttgggatgagttggccaaAATATTCATAGCAAAGTTCTTCTCACCGAGACATATGGCGATGCTGAGAGATGATATCTTTGTCTTTAAACAAGAGCCAAATGAACCACTTCATGACGGACGATGGTTGAAGAATAtccgaacaatgacatgaccgaagccatgatccaacaaacattctACTGTGGCATCAACACTACTAACCAGTGTGTAGTTAACCCTTATGCAGAGGCGTGTGATATACTTGATGAGATGTGGGATACTTCCTCGGTGTGGCAAAGTAGAGGTAATGTGCCACAAGGTGATCCCAATGTCGTTCACCtacacaaagagctccatgaccACGACCAAGCAATAGCCGAGTTAACTATGACCATGTACCAGTTGGCCAAAGCTCAATTGCAGCAAGTTCAAGGGCCAAAACAAGTGAATGCCATAGAAGTGGTAAATATGATGGTCAACAAGAGGAGGCAAAGAGGTCAACAAATTCAAGGAAATCCGGATCAATTTGAGCAAGGTGGTAGTGGTTACAATCAAAATGATATGTATGATGATCAAAGTAAAGAGGTTCAGTATGTGAACAACTACCAAGAACAACGGGTCAATGCTccgaatcaacaacaacaatggagatTCCAAGGAAATTAGGGAAATCAAAATCAGCAAGGAAATTGGAACagaggcaacaacaacaaccaaagcaACTGGGGGAACAATAATCAAAATTGGGGCAACCAAGGTAACAAGGAAACTGGGGTGGAAATAACAAtagcaattagggaggcaataaCAACCAAGGGGTTTGGAATAACAATAATTAGGGAAATCGGGGGTCGGGCTTTCAAAGGCCTTCGATGTTTCAACAACCTAACAACTCGCCTCCATATCCATCACAAGCTCCTAGCTAGTCCAACAATGGGATGGGATGGATTGAGTcaatgtttgagcaaatgatgaagaaaaacGCTGACTCCGATGCCTAATTGGCGTCCCATAATACTTCAATCTACAACTTGGAGAtccaacttggccaaatttctcatACCCTTAAAGgctttcaaaacaaaataatgagaaccggttcaagaaatttattgatatgatgaaagttttgtccataaatgtgcctttggtggaagctctagaacaaatgccAGGATATGCCAAGTTTATAAAAGACTTGATAACAAAGAATAGATCCATGAATTGTGAAACAATCAATATGACGCATCAACTGAGTGCCATTGTACAATCCATGGCCCTAAAGCTAGAAGACCACGGTGCTTTTACAATACCGTGCTCTATTGGTAGTGCCGATTTCACCAAGGCTTTGTGCGACATGGTGGCAAGCATTAAATTGATGCCATATTCTGTGTTCATGATGTtggggattgggcaaccaaggcccacatccatgaggttgcaaatggcagatagaacaaTGAATAGGCCATTGGGGATAATAGATGATGTGCTAATTCGGGTTGACAAGTTCATACTTCCCGCGGATTTTTTGATACTTGACTGCGAGGTTGACTATAAGGTGCCGATCATATTAGGGAAACCTTTCCTAGCTATAGGGAAGgctttagttgatgtggaagcaaaggagctcaccttccgggtgggtgatgaaaaagttgtGCTCCATGTCTGCAAGTCAATGaggcagcccaatagcaacaaaGTATGTTCATTTGTGAATATTGTGACCGAGGTGATTGTTGAAGACACCAGTGCTGTTAACAATGTAGAGGACCCTTGGGAAGCTGTGTTGTTGAACCATGATGCGACTGAGGATGGAGGTTTGGTGGAATATGTCAatgctttgcaaggaatgggttcATACATATATGAGCCCCAGaaactttccttggatcttgagaaccaaaagactccaccaacaaagccctcaatctaGGAGCCTCCCATATtagagttgaagcctttgccttcacatctcaggtatgaattatTGGGCCCTCGttcaactttacctgttattctttcttcgtgcttaactaacgtgcaggtagatgccacccttgcggtgctccaaagaaggaaaaaggcaattggatagactttggctgacattcggggtataagccAGGCCTTTCGCATGCACAAAATTATACAAGAGGatgatgccaaaccctctgtggaacaccaaaggag
This region includes:
- the LOC138875423 gene encoding uncharacterized protein, with product MKVLSINVPLVEALEQMPGYAKFIKDLITKNRSMNCETINMTHQLSAIVQSMALKLEDHGAFTIPCSIGSADFTKALCDMVASIKLMPYSVFMMLGIGQPRPTSMRLQMADRTMNRPLGIIDDVLIRVDKFILPADFLILDCEVDYKVPIILGKPFLAIGKALVDVEAKELTFRVGDEKVVLHVCKSMRQPNSNKVCSFVNIVTEVIVEDTSAVNNVEDPWEAVLLNHDATEDGGLVEYVNALQGMGSYIYEPQKLSLDLENQKTPPTKPSI